The following are encoded together in the Pelosinus sp. IPA-1 genome:
- a CDS encoding epoxide hydrolase translates to MAVERFRIQITKEVLDDLKYRLDHVRWPDQLKDSGWERGTEIGYLQSLVSYWRDHFDWRAQEQELNRYSQFRCNVDGIDVHFVHERGKGSNPLPIILTHGWPDSFIRYKKIISLLTDPARYGGDPEDSFDVIVPSIPGFGFSSRPDHSGINNSRVAELWAKLMTEELGYGKFAAAGGDMGSGVTRYLALNHPELLVGIHLTDIGIIRDLMNSNDQAGLSKEELNYKISAQKWVSQEGAYMSIQSTKPQTLAYGLSDSPVGLAGWIVEKFRAWSDCNGDLRQIFSEDELLTNIMIYWVTNTIGSSAHMYYENMHSLPSMGPIEVPTGIALFPADILLPPREWAERNLNITRWTLMPRGGHFTAMEEPEPLADDIRAFYRPFRTKK, encoded by the coding sequence ATGGCTGTTGAACGTTTTCGTATCCAAATTACTAAGGAAGTACTTGACGATCTAAAATATAGACTCGATCATGTCCGCTGGCCAGATCAATTAAAAGACTCAGGTTGGGAACGAGGTACTGAAATAGGTTATTTGCAATCCCTCGTGTCGTATTGGCGGGATCATTTTGATTGGCGTGCACAAGAGCAGGAATTGAACCGCTATTCTCAGTTTCGCTGTAATGTCGATGGGATCGATGTTCACTTTGTACACGAACGTGGTAAAGGTTCAAACCCTTTGCCCATTATACTTACCCACGGATGGCCGGACAGTTTTATACGATACAAGAAAATCATCTCTCTTCTGACGGATCCAGCACGTTATGGCGGTGACCCAGAGGACTCTTTTGATGTGATTGTTCCTTCGATCCCTGGATTTGGTTTCTCGAGTCGCCCTGACCATAGCGGCATCAACAATTCTCGTGTTGCCGAGCTCTGGGCAAAACTAATGACAGAAGAACTCGGCTATGGAAAATTTGCTGCTGCAGGTGGAGATATGGGATCTGGTGTCACTAGATATCTGGCATTAAACCATCCAGAACTTCTAGTGGGAATCCACCTCACTGACATCGGTATCATTAGAGATCTCATGAATTCTAACGATCAGGCAGGTCTATCAAAAGAAGAATTAAATTACAAGATAAGCGCTCAGAAATGGGTTTCCCAAGAGGGAGCCTATATGTCAATCCAATCGACGAAACCCCAGACCCTTGCGTACGGACTTTCAGATTCACCAGTAGGTTTGGCTGGTTGGATTGTTGAAAAATTCCGTGCATGGAGTGATTGTAATGGTGATCTTCGGCAGATATTTAGCGAGGATGAACTGCTTACTAATATAATGATTTATTGGGTAACAAATACTATAGGGTCGTCAGCACATATGTATTATGAAAACATGCATTCTTTGCCATCTATGGGGCCTATAGAAGTCCCGACAGGCATTGCACTCTTTCCCGCTGATATACTGTTACCACCTAGAGAATGGGCTGAGCGAAATCTAAATATAACTCGCTGGACATTAATGCCTCGCGGTGGACATTTTACGGCTATGGAGGAACCGGAACCTCTCGCTGATGACATTCGTGCATTCTACAGACCCTTTAGAACCAAAAAGTAA
- a CDS encoding 3-deoxy-D-manno-octulosonic acid transferase, translated as MIILYNILVVIVIVLAVIPLYIIRLLREKGFSTRFRQSFGFIPKVTLDPIADKGCIWLHAASVGEIVAASPIVKEMRKQLPKIPILISVITVNGYAMAKQIIPEADSIIFILPDLPFQVRNLISRIKPNIILLVETELWPNFLWNAQSMGIPVLTVNGRLSEKSLSRFLFILHFFPHILTSVTRFCMQSISDAQRIIKVGADPHRVFVTGNTKFDQTYIDTIQSKKEELLLKMGLKTRWPIIIAGSTHKGEEEILFTSFKKIQEYFDRAVLIIAPREITRAEAVANLANNYNLSPILRTTVNKLECNHNVVVLNTIGELGKIYSIGDIVFVGGSLVPKGGHNILEPAVHGKAILVGPYMFNFKDIYDLFSKRGACETAFDCDDLTEKLIAILANDEKRQLIGERALLITRENRGAANKTVQHIKEILHVS; from the coding sequence TAATAGTAATTGTTTTAGCAGTTATACCGTTATATATTATTCGGCTATTACGAGAAAAGGGTTTCAGTACACGTTTTCGCCAAAGTTTTGGTTTCATACCGAAAGTTACTTTAGATCCGATAGCCGATAAAGGATGTATTTGGCTACATGCGGCGTCAGTCGGAGAAATAGTTGCTGCCAGTCCAATTGTAAAAGAAATGCGCAAACAACTTCCTAAAATACCAATTCTAATATCAGTAATTACGGTCAATGGCTATGCAATGGCCAAACAGATAATTCCCGAAGCTGATAGCATTATTTTTATCCTTCCCGATTTACCTTTCCAAGTGCGTAATCTAATATCCAGAATCAAGCCCAATATTATATTGCTAGTTGAAACCGAATTGTGGCCTAATTTTTTATGGAATGCCCAATCTATGGGTATTCCCGTATTAACAGTCAATGGTCGTCTTAGTGAGAAAAGTTTAAGCCGCTTTCTTTTTATACTGCATTTCTTCCCACACATATTGACGTCAGTAACAAGATTTTGTATGCAATCTATTAGTGATGCACAACGTATTATAAAAGTAGGTGCAGATCCCCATCGGGTTTTTGTAACTGGGAATACTAAGTTTGACCAAACTTATATCGACACGATTCAAAGTAAAAAAGAAGAGCTACTTCTAAAAATGGGACTAAAAACAAGATGGCCCATTATAATAGCTGGCAGCACTCATAAAGGTGAAGAAGAAATATTATTTACTTCTTTCAAAAAAATACAAGAATACTTTGATCGAGCAGTTTTAATAATTGCACCACGTGAGATAACACGAGCAGAAGCAGTGGCGAATCTTGCGAATAATTATAATTTATCACCCATATTACGTACAACAGTAAACAAATTAGAGTGTAATCATAATGTTGTAGTGCTTAACACGATCGGTGAATTAGGAAAAATTTATAGTATCGGGGATATTGTTTTTGTGGGCGGTAGTCTAGTTCCAAAGGGTGGTCATAACATTCTTGAGCCCGCCGTACATGGGAAAGCTATTTTAGTTGGACCATATATGTTCAATTTTAAGGATATTTATGATTTATTTAGTAAACGTGGCGCATGTGAAACAGCATTTGACTGCGATGATCTTACCGAAAAATTAATTGCAATATTGGCGAATGATGAGAAGAGACAATTAATTGGTGAACGCGCTTTGTTAATTACCCGAGAAAATCGCGGTGCAGCGAATAAAACTGTACAACATATAAAAGAAATATTACATGTATCTTAA